From Salvelinus namaycush isolate Seneca chromosome 24, SaNama_1.0, whole genome shotgun sequence, one genomic window encodes:
- the LOC120019133 gene encoding WD repeat-containing protein 20-like isoform X1 — translation MAAEGGGKEMNEIKTQFTTREGVYKLLTHSEYSRPNRVPFNSQGSNPVKVSFVNVNDQSGNGDRICFNVGRELYFYIYKGVRKAADLSKPIDKRIYKGTQPTCHDFNPLTATAESVSLLVGFSAGQVQLIDPIKKETSKLFNEERLIDKSGVTCVRWVPGSESLFLVAHSSGSLYLYNVEHTCGTTPPHYQLLKQGDGYAVHTCKSKSARNPLLRWTVGEGALNEFAFSPDGKFLACASQDGFLRVFGFDAAELHGTMKSYFGGLLCVCWSPDGRYIVAGGEDDLVTVWSFSDCRVIARGHGHKSWVSVVAFDHCTTSVEDSDPPAEFSGSDEEFHEQIHFAGGRDRANSSQSHLSKRNSTDGRPVSVTYRFGSVGQDTQLCLWDLTEDILFPHLPLSRTRTHTNVMSATSPPATGSASNTTATTTTTNPPGTNGNNTVSSSGNSGALSNSTLAPLPRSNSLPHSTGPAGGSTTPNSHMSSKGSSIIDSAFIATGVSKFATLSLHDTRKERHEKDHKRNHSMGHISSKSSDKLNQLSSAARTAKADAAKTLGTLLCPRMEEVPLLEPLVCKKIAHERLTVLIFLEDCLVTACQEGFICTWARPGKVGLLPSQNPTNSPSGTVV, via the exons ATGGCTgcggagggaggagggaaggagatgaACGAAATTAAAACTCAATTCACCACTCGGGAAGGTGTCTATAAACTCCTCACTCACTCCGAATATAGCCGCCCTAACAGGGTGCCTTTTAATTCACAGGGCTCAAATCCGGTAAAAGTCTCATTCGTGAACGTGAACGACCAGTCAGGCAACGGCGACAGAATCTGTTTCAATGTGGGCCGGGAACTGTACTTTTACATCTACAAAGGCGTAAGAAAG GCTGCTGACCTGAGCAAGCCCATAGACAAGAGGATCTACAAAGGAACGCAGCCCACGTGTCATGACTTCAATCCCCTCACGGCCACGGCGGAGAGCGTCTCCCTGCTGGTGGGCTTCTCGGCTGGCCAGGTGCAGCTCATCGACCCTATCAAGAAGGAGACCAGCAAGCTCTTCAATGAGGAG AGACTCATAGACAAGTCTGGTGTGACATGTGTGCGGTGGGTCCCTGGCTCAGAGAGCCTCTTCCTGGTGGCTCACTCCAGCGGCAGCCTGTACCTGTACAACGTGGAGCACACCTGTGGCACCACGCCACCCCACTACCAGCTCCTCAAACAGGGCGATGGCTACGCCGTGCACACCTGCAAGAGCAAGTCGGCCCGCAACCCCCTACTGCGCTGGACGGTGGGTGAGGGGGCACTCAACGAGTTCGCCTTCTCCCCTGATGGGAAGTTCCTGGCGTGCGCCAGTCAGGACGGCTTCCTGCGCGTGTTCGGCTTTGACGCGGCCGAGCTGCACGGCACAATGAAGAGCTACTTCGGTggactgctgtgtgtgtgctggagtcCGGACGGACGATACATAGTGGCTGGGGGGGAGGATGACCTGGTGACAGTCTGGTCCTTCTCAGACTGCAGGGTGATTGCCAGGGGCCACGGCCACAAGTCGTGGGTGAGCGTAGTGGCGTTTGATCACTGTACGACCAGCGTGGAGGACAGCGACCCGCCCGCAGAGTTCAGCGGGAGCGACGAGGAGTTCCACGAGCAGATCCATTTTGCAGGTGGGCGGGACCGGGCCAACAGCTCCCAATCACATCTCTCCAAGAGGAACTCTACAGACGGCAGGCCGGTCAGCGTGACCTATCGCTTCGGCTCGGTGGGACAGGACACCCAGCTGTGTCTGTGGGACCTGACTGAGGACATCTTGTTCCCCCACCTGCCCCTGTCACGCACCAGAACTCACACCAACGTTATGAGTGCCACCAGCCCCCCAGCTACTGGGTCGGCCtctaatactactgctactactactactactaacccaccTGGCACCAATGGCAACAACACCGTGAGCAGTAGTGGTAACAGTGGCGCCCTCTCTAACTCAACCCTCGCCCCCCTGCCGCGCTCCAACAGCCTGCCGCACTCCACTGGCCCCGCAGGGGGCAGCACCACGCCTAACAGCCACATGAGCAGCAAAGGAAGCAGCATCATCGACAGCGCCTTCATCGCCACCGGGGTCAGCAAGTTTGCCACGCTGTCGCTGCACGACACACGCAAGGAGCGCCACGAGAAGGACCACAAACGCAACCACAGCATGGGCCACATCAGCAGCAAGAGCAGCGACAAGCTCAACCAACTGAGCTCTGCGGCGCGGACAGCCAAGGCGGACGCCGCTAAGACTCTGGGCACGCTGCTGTGCCCGCGCATGGAGGAGGTTCCTCTGCTGGAGCCACTGGTGTGTAAGAAGATCGCTCATGAGAGACTCACTGTGTTAATCTTCCTGGAGGACTGTCTGGTCACAGCCTGCCAGGAGGGCTTCATTTGCACATGGGCCAGGCCCGGGAAAGTG gGCTTACTGCCATCTCAGAACCCGACCAACTCTCCTAGTGGGACTGTAGTATAG
- the LOC120019133 gene encoding WD repeat-containing protein 20-like isoform X2, giving the protein MAAEGGGKEMNEIKTQFTTREGVYKLLTHSEYSRPNRVPFNSQGSNPVKVSFVNVNDQSGNGDRICFNVGRELYFYIYKGVRKAADLSKPIDKRIYKGTQPTCHDFNPLTATAESVSLLVGFSAGQVQLIDPIKKETSKLFNEERLIDKSGVTCVRWVPGSESLFLVAHSSGSLYLYNVEHTCGTTPPHYQLLKQGDGYAVHTCKSKSARNPLLRWTVGEGALNEFAFSPDGKFLACASQDGFLRVFGFDAAELHGTMKSYFGGLLCVCWSPDGRYIVAGGEDDLVTVWSFSDCRVIARGHGHKSWVSVVAFDHCTTSVEDSDPPAEFSGSDEEFHEQIHFAGGRDRANSSQSHLSKRNSTDGRPVSVTYRFGSVGQDTQLCLWDLTEDILFPHLPLSRTRTHTNVMSATSPPATGSASNTTATTTTTNPPGTNGNNTVSSSGNSGALSNSTLAPLPRSNSLPHSTGPAGGSTTPNSHMSSKGSSIIDSAFIATGVSKFATLSLHDTRKERHEKDHKRNHSMGHISSKSSDKLNQLSSAARTAKADAAKTLGTLLCPRMEEVPLLEPLGLLPSQNPTNSPSGTVV; this is encoded by the exons ATGGCTgcggagggaggagggaaggagatgaACGAAATTAAAACTCAATTCACCACTCGGGAAGGTGTCTATAAACTCCTCACTCACTCCGAATATAGCCGCCCTAACAGGGTGCCTTTTAATTCACAGGGCTCAAATCCGGTAAAAGTCTCATTCGTGAACGTGAACGACCAGTCAGGCAACGGCGACAGAATCTGTTTCAATGTGGGCCGGGAACTGTACTTTTACATCTACAAAGGCGTAAGAAAG GCTGCTGACCTGAGCAAGCCCATAGACAAGAGGATCTACAAAGGAACGCAGCCCACGTGTCATGACTTCAATCCCCTCACGGCCACGGCGGAGAGCGTCTCCCTGCTGGTGGGCTTCTCGGCTGGCCAGGTGCAGCTCATCGACCCTATCAAGAAGGAGACCAGCAAGCTCTTCAATGAGGAG AGACTCATAGACAAGTCTGGTGTGACATGTGTGCGGTGGGTCCCTGGCTCAGAGAGCCTCTTCCTGGTGGCTCACTCCAGCGGCAGCCTGTACCTGTACAACGTGGAGCACACCTGTGGCACCACGCCACCCCACTACCAGCTCCTCAAACAGGGCGATGGCTACGCCGTGCACACCTGCAAGAGCAAGTCGGCCCGCAACCCCCTACTGCGCTGGACGGTGGGTGAGGGGGCACTCAACGAGTTCGCCTTCTCCCCTGATGGGAAGTTCCTGGCGTGCGCCAGTCAGGACGGCTTCCTGCGCGTGTTCGGCTTTGACGCGGCCGAGCTGCACGGCACAATGAAGAGCTACTTCGGTggactgctgtgtgtgtgctggagtcCGGACGGACGATACATAGTGGCTGGGGGGGAGGATGACCTGGTGACAGTCTGGTCCTTCTCAGACTGCAGGGTGATTGCCAGGGGCCACGGCCACAAGTCGTGGGTGAGCGTAGTGGCGTTTGATCACTGTACGACCAGCGTGGAGGACAGCGACCCGCCCGCAGAGTTCAGCGGGAGCGACGAGGAGTTCCACGAGCAGATCCATTTTGCAGGTGGGCGGGACCGGGCCAACAGCTCCCAATCACATCTCTCCAAGAGGAACTCTACAGACGGCAGGCCGGTCAGCGTGACCTATCGCTTCGGCTCGGTGGGACAGGACACCCAGCTGTGTCTGTGGGACCTGACTGAGGACATCTTGTTCCCCCACCTGCCCCTGTCACGCACCAGAACTCACACCAACGTTATGAGTGCCACCAGCCCCCCAGCTACTGGGTCGGCCtctaatactactgctactactactactactaacccaccTGGCACCAATGGCAACAACACCGTGAGCAGTAGTGGTAACAGTGGCGCCCTCTCTAACTCAACCCTCGCCCCCCTGCCGCGCTCCAACAGCCTGCCGCACTCCACTGGCCCCGCAGGGGGCAGCACCACGCCTAACAGCCACATGAGCAGCAAAGGAAGCAGCATCATCGACAGCGCCTTCATCGCCACCGGGGTCAGCAAGTTTGCCACGCTGTCGCTGCACGACACACGCAAGGAGCGCCACGAGAAGGACCACAAACGCAACCACAGCATGGGCCACATCAGCAGCAAGAGCAGCGACAAGCTCAACCAACTGAGCTCTGCGGCGCGGACAGCCAAGGCGGACGCCGCTAAGACTCTGGGCACGCTGCTGTGCCCGCGCATGGAGGAGGTTCCTCTGCTGGAGCCACTG gGCTTACTGCCATCTCAGAACCCGACCAACTCTCCTAGTGGGACTGTAGTATAG